From Cognatishimia activa, one genomic window encodes:
- the dapF gene encoding diaminopimelate epimerase — protein MTVVRQNIEFEKMHGLGNDFVVIDARDRESGLSESLITAIADRHCGVGFDQLAVIEKSDTADAHLTFYNADGSTSAACGNATRCIGRKLLDEGGKSELTLTTARGTLKAREAGNGLVSVNMGHPQLDWQDIPLAREMDTLELPIEGAPTATGMGNPHCTFFVDDAEAIDLETLGAKLEHHPLYPERTNVQFASLVGESHLRMRVWERGVGPTLASGSSSCATAVAAARRGLTGRQVQIDLDGGTLHIDWADDGVWMTGATMHVFSGVFTVEFVDSAQ, from the coding sequence ATGACAGTTGTAAGACAGAATATCGAATTCGAAAAAATGCACGGACTCGGCAACGATTTCGTGGTGATCGACGCGCGGGATCGCGAGTCGGGTCTTTCTGAGTCGCTGATTACAGCGATTGCTGATCGCCATTGCGGCGTTGGGTTTGATCAACTGGCTGTCATCGAAAAGTCAGATACCGCTGACGCGCATCTGACCTTTTATAACGCCGATGGGTCTACATCGGCGGCCTGCGGGAATGCGACACGCTGCATTGGGCGCAAACTGCTGGATGAGGGCGGCAAAAGTGAGCTGACCCTGACCACAGCCCGCGGCACTTTAAAAGCGCGCGAGGCCGGGAATGGTCTGGTCTCGGTGAATATGGGTCACCCGCAGCTCGACTGGCAGGACATCCCGTTGGCGCGTGAAATGGATACGCTGGAATTGCCAATCGAAGGCGCGCCAACAGCGACCGGGATGGGCAATCCGCATTGCACCTTCTTTGTTGATGATGCTGAGGCAATTGATCTGGAAACGCTTGGTGCGAAACTTGAGCACCACCCGCTCTATCCAGAACGTACAAATGTGCAATTTGCCTCGCTCGTAGGTGAAAGCCACCTGCGCATGCGTGTTTGGGAGCGTGGTGTTGGCCCGACGTTGGCGTCCGGATCGTCTTCTTGCGCGACGGCTGTCGCAGCTGCGCGCCGAGGTCTCACCGGTCGTCAGGTGCAGATCGATCTGGACGGCGGCACTTTACACATCGACTGGGCGGATGATGGCGTCTGGATGACCGGCGCGACGATGCATGTTTTCTCTGGTGTCTTCACCGTTGAATTTGTGGATTCAGCTCAGTGA
- a CDS encoding WecB/TagA/CpsF family glycosyltransferase: MIDRGKRSVLGVGVNVVDYDGAVERIVQAAHAGEAHAVSALAVHGVMTGALDPEHKYRLNRMDTVTPDGQPVRWALRLLHGEPLPDRVYGPHLSDLVCAKAAKEGLPIYLYGSRPEVLEGLVAKLKSRYSDLVIAGYEPSKFRQLTESEEGEMRERIAGSKAKIVLVGLGCPRQEVFVYEHSAALGIPMLAVGAAFDFFAGTLRQAPKWMQDRGLEWAFRLAVEPRRLWRRYMYLNPLYLTMLAGQRMGLLKTRLSNEREPGTNIRYG, from the coding sequence ATGATTGATCGGGGCAAGCGCAGCGTTTTGGGCGTCGGTGTGAACGTCGTGGACTATGACGGAGCTGTTGAACGCATTGTTCAGGCTGCGCATGCAGGTGAGGCGCATGCCGTATCTGCATTGGCAGTCCATGGTGTCATGACCGGCGCGTTAGACCCGGAGCACAAATACCGCTTGAACCGGATGGATACGGTGACACCAGACGGACAACCTGTGCGATGGGCGCTGCGCCTATTGCACGGAGAACCCCTGCCAGATCGGGTCTACGGCCCGCATTTGTCAGATCTAGTTTGCGCCAAAGCAGCCAAGGAAGGTCTGCCTATTTATTTGTATGGCAGTCGCCCAGAGGTGCTTGAAGGTTTGGTCGCAAAACTGAAGTCACGGTACTCAGACCTCGTCATAGCAGGTTATGAGCCGTCCAAGTTTCGGCAGCTGACCGAAAGCGAAGAAGGCGAAATGCGAGAGCGGATAGCAGGTTCCAAGGCTAAGATCGTGCTTGTGGGGCTTGGATGCCCCCGGCAAGAGGTCTTTGTTTATGAACACAGCGCAGCATTGGGAATTCCAATGCTCGCGGTTGGCGCGGCATTTGATTTCTTTGCAGGAACATTGCGTCAGGCACCAAAGTGGATGCAGGACAGAGGTCTGGAATGGGCTTTCCGTCTTGCCGTGGAGCCTCGCCGTCTGTGGCGGCGTTACATGTATCTCAACCCACTGTATCTTACGATGCTTGCGGGGCAGCGCATGGGGCTATTGAAAACACGGCTGTCGAATGAGCGCGAGCCGGGGACAAACATTCGTTATGGCTGA
- a CDS encoding ATP-grasp fold amidoligase family protein has product MTRFRLVRAMPWLGFIFRPRIISAAYETLIFLLIYRRIPNFRRTGYVNDLLFNIKIRETDNVLRSFTSDKEFTKIFVNGVLGKDMNVETIAILRDEQDIEEFDFPDRCVIKPTHMSGEVIFHKSGPVSEANKDTMRKWLKWNFGDLTGERNYQRLEPKIIVEPWLKLNGDYCNDYRFYIFNGKLTVAEIKQRQSESLFRQTYVTAEWCPFPGTTSYAEGTWQPDQDELATLKPECLSRMIEVAESIGQHFEFVRVDFFSDGTLFFVGEISHINAGLRETFNPVKAERIFTSTLS; this is encoded by the coding sequence ATGACCCGGTTTCGACTTGTCAGAGCGATGCCATGGTTGGGGTTTATTTTTCGGCCACGGATCATCTCGGCCGCCTATGAAACGCTCATTTTTCTCCTCATCTATCGACGCATTCCAAACTTTCGCCGGACAGGCTACGTGAATGATTTGCTATTCAACATAAAAATTCGTGAAACCGACAATGTCCTCAGATCATTCACATCTGACAAAGAATTCACGAAGATCTTCGTCAATGGTGTCCTGGGCAAAGACATGAACGTAGAAACGATCGCCATTTTGCGTGACGAACAGGACATCGAAGAGTTTGATTTTCCAGACCGTTGCGTGATCAAGCCGACACATATGTCCGGTGAAGTCATTTTCCATAAATCTGGGCCGGTTTCCGAAGCCAACAAAGATACAATGCGCAAGTGGCTTAAATGGAATTTCGGCGATCTTACAGGTGAGCGGAATTACCAGAGACTAGAGCCAAAGATCATCGTTGAGCCTTGGCTAAAGTTGAATGGAGACTACTGTAACGACTACCGCTTTTATATCTTCAACGGCAAGTTAACGGTCGCGGAGATAAAGCAAAGACAATCAGAAAGCCTGTTCAGGCAAACCTATGTGACAGCCGAATGGTGCCCCTTTCCTGGAACGACGTCATATGCCGAAGGCACTTGGCAGCCAGATCAGGATGAACTCGCAACACTAAAACCAGAATGCCTCTCCCGCATGATAGAAGTCGCTGAGAGCATTGGTCAGCACTTTGAATTTGTTCGAGTGGATTTTTTCAGTGATGGGACATTGTTTTTTGTGGGGGAAATCAGCCACATAAACGCTGGGTTACGCGAAACCTTCAACCCAGTGAAAGCAGAGCGAATTTTCACGAGCACATTGTCATAA
- a CDS encoding sugar transferase: protein MKRLIDLIISLTLLPLLLLVLAAACVANRIEGAGPVLFRQTRYGSKGQPFSIYKVRTMRVAEAGNQFNQARRGDARVTGFGRLLRASSLDELPQLLNVLRGDMSLVGPRPHPTQLDETYRRAIEDYDRRFDVKPGITGLAQVRGHRGPTETIDVMRARIACDIEYVERSSVLLDIQILFRTFAAVLVPKNAY, encoded by the coding sequence ATGAAACGTTTGATTGACCTCATTATATCCCTGACGTTGCTACCGCTTTTATTGCTGGTTCTAGCTGCGGCCTGTGTTGCCAACCGAATTGAAGGTGCCGGCCCTGTGCTGTTCCGTCAAACACGCTATGGCTCCAAGGGGCAGCCTTTTTCTATCTATAAAGTTCGGACGATGCGCGTGGCTGAAGCGGGTAACCAGTTCAATCAGGCTAGGCGGGGGGATGCGCGCGTAACAGGGTTTGGCAGACTCTTAAGGGCTAGTAGCCTGGATGAGCTGCCGCAACTCCTCAATGTGTTGCGTGGGGATATGTCATTGGTTGGCCCGCGACCTCATCCGACGCAGCTTGATGAGACCTATCGAAGGGCGATCGAAGATTATGATCGCCGGTTTGACGTCAAGCCGGGCATCACGGGGCTTGCACAGGTGCGAGGGCATCGCGGGCCAACCGAGACGATCGACGTTATGCGCGCGCGGATTGCCTGTGACATTGAATATGTTGAGCGGTCTTCAGTGCTGCTTGATATCCAGATCCTGTTCAGAACTTTTGCAGCCGTGTTGGTGCCAAAAAATGCCTACTAA
- a CDS encoding NAD-dependent epimerase/dehydratase family protein, translating to MGVAIITGAGGLIGSEAALFLAEQGMDVIGIDNDQRAYFFGAEASTKWRISEVKARSKRFQNVSLDIRDFDGILSLFKEHAADIELVIHAAAQPSHDWAAREPFTDFSINAQGTLNLLEALRQTAPQAPFIFLSTNKVYGDRPNTLPLVEKETRWELAEDHPFAKRGIDESMSIDQSTHSLFGASKVAADVMVQEYGRYFGMNTACFRGGCLTGGAHSGTELHGFLAYLMKCTVTGRPYTIFGYKAKQVRDNINSNDLVSALWTYARDPKPARVYNIGGGRFANCSMLEAIEMCERISGRSLNWTYSDENRTGDHIWWISDISAFEKDFPEYRLTYGIEDTLQDIHQAGLSRWKEAS from the coding sequence ATGGGCGTCGCAATCATCACAGGGGCAGGGGGCCTGATTGGGTCCGAAGCAGCTTTGTTTCTGGCCGAACAGGGTATGGATGTCATTGGTATCGACAATGATCAGCGCGCGTATTTTTTTGGTGCCGAGGCGTCAACTAAATGGCGTATCTCTGAGGTGAAAGCACGTAGCAAGCGCTTCCAGAATGTCTCCCTCGATATCCGAGATTTTGACGGCATTCTGTCCCTGTTCAAGGAACATGCAGCGGACATAGAGTTGGTCATTCACGCCGCTGCGCAACCCTCTCATGACTGGGCGGCGCGTGAGCCTTTCACGGACTTCTCCATCAATGCGCAGGGCACGCTGAACCTGCTTGAAGCCTTGCGTCAGACGGCGCCTCAGGCACCGTTCATTTTCCTGTCGACCAATAAGGTCTATGGCGACCGCCCGAACACATTGCCGCTCGTGGAAAAAGAAACCCGCTGGGAGCTGGCTGAGGATCATCCTTTTGCCAAACGCGGGATTGATGAAAGCATGAGCATCGATCAGTCGACCCATAGCCTGTTTGGCGCTTCCAAGGTGGCTGCAGATGTGATGGTTCAGGAATACGGTCGCTATTTCGGTATGAATACCGCCTGTTTCCGGGGAGGCTGCCTGACCGGTGGCGCGCATTCTGGGACAGAGCTGCATGGATTTTTGGCCTATCTGATGAAATGCACAGTCACCGGGCGGCCTTATACGATCTTTGGCTACAAGGCCAAACAGGTGCGGGACAATATCAACTCAAATGATCTTGTGTCCGCGCTTTGGACCTATGCGCGCGACCCGAAACCGGCACGCGTCTACAACATTGGCGGTGGGCGCTTTGCCAATTGTTCCATGCTGGAAGCCATTGAGATGTGTGAACGGATTTCAGGGCGCAGCCTGAATTGGACCTATAGTGATGAGAACCGCACCGGAGATCACATCTGGTGGATCAGCGATATCTCGGCCTTTGAAAAGGATTTCCCTGAGTATCGTCTAACCTACGGCATCGAAGACACTTTGCAGGATATTCACCAAGCCGGTCTGTCGCGCTGGAAAGAAGCTTCATGA
- a CDS encoding UDP-glucuronic acid decarboxylase family protein, giving the protein MNISSDFEQAHLGFSVNRYGQQRMNTLVTGGAGFLGSHLCRQLLQSGHKVLCIDNLMTGRMENIHDLIGNNNFLFQQHDIVDPIEITQSLDRIYNLACPASPPQYQKDPIHTFKTCVLGAMNMLELARRKGARILQASTSEVYGDPQVMPQAEGYFGNVNTCGPRACYDEGKRSAETLFHDYHHAHDVDIRIARIFNTYGPSMSPEDGRVISNFVVQALSGQDITVMGDGSQTRSFCYRDDLVRGLMSFMEHPQKIAEPVNFGRPDEYTVLMIAEKIIDLTESKSRIVFKPLPVDDPKRRRPDISKAQSLLSWTPVTSLEDGLAATIAHFSALAAEQAEQVNSDACVV; this is encoded by the coding sequence ATGAATATTTCTTCTGATTTTGAACAAGCTCATCTTGGTTTCTCGGTCAATAGATATGGCCAACAGCGCATGAACACTCTTGTGACGGGTGGTGCTGGTTTTCTTGGATCGCATCTTTGCAGGCAGCTACTTCAAAGCGGTCATAAGGTGCTGTGCATCGACAACCTGATGACGGGCCGAATGGAGAATATTCATGATCTAATTGGCAACAACAACTTCTTGTTTCAGCAGCACGATATTGTCGACCCGATTGAGATCACTCAGTCGCTTGATCGCATCTACAATCTCGCGTGCCCTGCGTCCCCGCCGCAGTATCAGAAAGACCCGATCCACACCTTCAAGACATGTGTGCTCGGTGCGATGAATATGCTGGAGCTTGCGCGTCGCAAGGGTGCGCGCATCTTGCAGGCTTCGACTTCAGAGGTCTATGGCGACCCGCAAGTTATGCCGCAAGCGGAAGGCTATTTTGGCAACGTCAACACCTGTGGTCCACGGGCTTGCTACGATGAAGGCAAGCGCAGCGCGGAAACACTGTTTCATGATTATCACCACGCACATGACGTCGATATTCGCATCGCGCGCATCTTCAATACCTATGGGCCATCCATGAGCCCCGAAGACGGGCGTGTGATTTCCAATTTTGTCGTGCAGGCGCTGAGCGGGCAGGACATTACCGTGATGGGCGACGGTTCGCAGACGCGCTCCTTCTGCTACCGTGACGACCTCGTGCGTGGGCTGATGTCATTTATGGAGCACCCTCAGAAGATCGCGGAACCTGTGAATTTTGGCCGCCCTGACGAATACACGGTTCTGATGATCGCAGAGAAAATCATCGATTTGACGGAATCCAAAAGCCGCATCGTTTTCAAACCTTTGCCAGTTGATGACCCAAAACGCCGCCGCCCCGATATTTCGAAGGCTCAATCCTTGTTGAGCTGGACACCTGTAACGTCACTAGAGGATGGCCTGGCTGCAACGATCGCTCATTTCAGCGCGCTTGCTGCGGAACAAGCGGAGCAAGTAAATTCTGATGCGTGCGTGGTATGA
- a CDS encoding glutathione S-transferase, with product MIPVLYSFRRCPYAMRARLAVAASEQQVELREILLRDKAPEFLVTSPSATVPCLKDGDTVIDESLDVMKWALGRSDPEGWLDMPAEGHALIEEADGPFKQALDRTKYDTRYPDLEPEEQRAKAHSFLHKLDGQLTQQCLFGETPKLADMAILPFVRQFAFIDKARFDAEDWPNLSRWLEAFLVSDRFQSIMSKYAKWETGDTPIYFPE from the coding sequence ATGATACCGGTTCTCTATAGTTTCCGCCGCTGCCCATATGCGATGCGCGCGCGGCTGGCGGTTGCCGCATCGGAGCAACAGGTCGAGCTGCGAGAAATCCTGTTGCGAGACAAAGCGCCTGAGTTTTTAGTAACCAGCCCAAGCGCGACCGTGCCTTGCCTAAAGGACGGTGACACCGTGATTGACGAATCTCTGGACGTCATGAAATGGGCCCTAGGGCGTTCTGACCCCGAGGGGTGGCTCGATATGCCCGCCGAAGGTCACGCGCTGATCGAAGAGGCCGATGGTCCTTTTAAGCAGGCATTGGATCGTACAAAGTACGATACGCGTTACCCGGATCTTGAACCCGAAGAGCAACGTGCCAAAGCGCATTCGTTTTTGCATAAGCTTGATGGTCAACTGACTCAGCAATGTCTATTTGGAGAAACGCCAAAATTGGCAGATATGGCGATTTTGCCTTTTGTGCGCCAATTCGCCTTTATCGACAAAGCACGCTTTGATGCCGAGGATTGGCCAAACCTGTCGCGCTGGCTTGAAGCCTTTTTGGTGTCGGACCGTTTTCAGTCGATCATGAGCAAATATGCAAAATGGGAAACAGGGGACACCCCGATCTATTTCCCGGAATAG
- the mtaB gene encoding tRNA (N(6)-L-threonylcarbamoyladenosine(37)-C(2))-methylthiotransferase MtaB, with protein sequence MQPPKFTTLGCRLNAYETEAMKDLSQQAGLSNAVVVNTCAVTAEAVRKARQEIRKLRRENPDSTIIVTGCAAQTEPETFAAMDEVDRVIGNTEKMQPDTWKQMAGDFIGETEKVQVDDIMSVTETAGHLIDGFGTRSRAYVQVQNGCDHRCTFCIIPYGRGNSRSVPAGVVVDQIKRLVDKGFNEVVLTGVDLTSWGADLPATPKLGDLVMRILKLVPDLPRLRISSIDSIEVDENLMMAIATEPRLMPHLHLSLQHGDDLILKRMARRHLRDDAIRFCEEAKKLRPEMTYGADIIAGFPTESDGHFENSLKLVKDCDLTWLHVFPYSKREGTPAAKIPNQVPGPIIKTRAAQLRAAGDAQVSLHLQTQIGKTHHILMENPHMGRTEQFTEVHFDAPQIEGAVVTAKIIGQKDGQLVA encoded by the coding sequence ATTCAGCCCCCTAAATTTACCACGCTCGGGTGTCGGCTTAACGCCTATGAAACAGAAGCCATGAAGGACCTCAGCCAACAGGCGGGGCTTTCCAATGCAGTTGTGGTGAATACCTGCGCAGTGACGGCTGAAGCCGTGCGCAAGGCGAGGCAGGAGATTCGCAAGCTGCGCCGCGAAAATCCCGACAGCACCATCATCGTGACCGGATGTGCGGCGCAAACAGAGCCAGAGACCTTTGCGGCGATGGACGAAGTTGATCGCGTTATCGGCAATACTGAGAAAATGCAGCCCGATACCTGGAAGCAGATGGCGGGCGATTTCATTGGTGAGACCGAAAAAGTGCAGGTCGACGACATTATGTCAGTCACTGAAACCGCCGGTCACCTGATTGATGGGTTCGGTACACGCAGCCGGGCTTATGTTCAGGTGCAAAACGGCTGTGATCACCGCTGCACGTTCTGCATTATTCCTTACGGCCGTGGGAATTCGCGGTCCGTCCCGGCTGGCGTTGTTGTCGATCAAATCAAACGGTTGGTCGATAAAGGTTTCAACGAAGTTGTCCTGACGGGTGTCGACCTGACCTCTTGGGGTGCTGACCTGCCAGCCACGCCGAAACTTGGCGATCTGGTTATGCGCATCCTGAAACTGGTGCCTGACCTGCCGCGCCTGCGGATCAGTTCGATTGATTCCATCGAGGTTGATGAAAACCTGATGATGGCGATCGCCACAGAGCCGCGCCTGATGCCGCATCTGCACCTCTCTCTGCAGCATGGTGATGACTTGATTCTCAAGCGTATGGCCCGCCGTCACCTGCGTGATGACGCGATCCGTTTCTGTGAAGAAGCCAAAAAACTGCGGCCTGAGATGACCTATGGCGCGGATATCATCGCGGGTTTCCCAACCGAGTCTGACGGGCATTTTGAAAACAGCCTGAAGTTGGTGAAGGATTGTGACCTGACGTGGCTGCACGTCTTCCCTTATTCCAAGCGTGAAGGCACACCAGCGGCAAAAATCCCTAATCAGGTTCCCGGCCCGATTATCAAAACCCGCGCGGCCCAACTGCGGGCTGCAGGCGATGCGCAGGTCTCATTGCATCTTCAGACGCAGATCGGAAAGACACATCACATCCTTATGGAAAACCCGCATATGGGTCGCACAGAACAATTCACCGAAGTGCATTTCGATGCACCGCAGATCGAGGGCGCTGTTGTGACTGCGAAGATCATTGGCCAAAAAGACGGTCAGCTCGTCGCATGA
- a CDS encoding tyrosine-protein kinase domain-containing protein, which translates to MSQPHELRRFLDVMSRRRGQFLRTMAAVVIVALGYLMLAAPKYEAQALVLVDQAQKNLLESDPLRNALPANNSYVESEVEILRSTAVALDVVSAAGLVEDPEYAPSAGFLVSLGEWIGLESAQSLSKDEHTGRVLAEFQESTSINRKGLTYVISVSVESGQPERAAELANLLAQAYIDRQMQAKSDKLFSERDILQSQISALSEESATAQAGQDSEEFQAKLATLSARLDDIETQAQLQVPDSSIVAKALPPIEASAPRGFLILIGAIVCGAALGLTRIYIAEIATDGVTSAGQLSELADNPVSAIIPKVGRILWFQPPVADQVKLRPLSSYSEGVRQLKAALDQWFDFLPQPGERSGRVILTSSSVAGEGKTTIALSLARVYAQAGYRTVLIDADLRKPRVHHYAGADAKGGLAEYLRNADTAELPLIEAYEPNLSVILGRGDAKQPTEDLVNSAAFTDLLAQARQDNDVVIIDSPPLMQAADARYLARHADAIVFAVKHADTAQSIVRNTAETLTEAMPLEASLFPVLNQYGARQPNYGYDSNQAVGQMVPSADERPLKPTKV; encoded by the coding sequence ATGAGTCAACCACATGAATTGCGTCGTTTTCTGGATGTTATGAGCCGACGTCGCGGGCAGTTCCTGCGCACTATGGCAGCGGTCGTCATCGTGGCGCTGGGGTACTTGATGCTCGCGGCTCCTAAGTATGAGGCGCAGGCCCTGGTGCTCGTGGATCAAGCACAGAAAAACCTGCTTGAATCTGACCCTTTGCGCAATGCGTTGCCCGCCAACAATTCATACGTAGAGAGCGAAGTCGAGATCTTGCGAAGCACCGCTGTCGCTTTGGATGTGGTGAGTGCGGCGGGGCTTGTGGAGGACCCTGAATATGCTCCGAGCGCTGGATTTCTGGTGAGCCTTGGCGAATGGATTGGCTTGGAAAGCGCTCAAAGCCTGAGCAAAGATGAACACACGGGCAGGGTTCTTGCAGAGTTCCAAGAAAGCACCTCGATCAACCGTAAAGGTTTGACCTATGTGATTTCAGTTTCGGTAGAGTCAGGGCAGCCAGAACGCGCGGCTGAACTCGCGAATTTGCTGGCGCAGGCCTATATCGATCGTCAGATGCAGGCGAAGTCTGACAAGCTGTTTTCTGAGCGCGATATCCTGCAATCACAGATTTCGGCACTGAGTGAAGAGAGTGCAACTGCGCAGGCTGGACAGGATTCAGAAGAGTTCCAAGCAAAACTTGCAACCTTGTCAGCCCGTTTGGATGACATTGAAACACAGGCTCAGTTGCAGGTGCCAGACAGCAGTATTGTTGCAAAGGCCTTGCCACCGATTGAAGCCAGTGCGCCACGAGGTTTTCTCATACTGATCGGTGCTATCGTTTGTGGCGCTGCCTTGGGTTTGACACGAATTTATATCGCTGAAATCGCGACCGATGGTGTGACTTCAGCTGGTCAGCTTTCTGAGCTTGCTGACAATCCTGTCTCAGCCATCATCCCCAAGGTCGGGCGCATTTTGTGGTTCCAGCCGCCGGTCGCGGATCAAGTGAAATTGCGGCCGCTGTCGTCTTATTCGGAAGGTGTGCGTCAGCTCAAAGCTGCTTTGGATCAATGGTTTGATTTCTTGCCGCAACCAGGTGAACGTTCCGGAAGGGTAATCTTGACGTCGTCATCCGTTGCTGGCGAAGGAAAAACAACAATCGCGTTGTCGCTCGCCAGAGTGTACGCGCAGGCTGGCTATCGAACTGTCCTGATTGACGCGGATCTGCGCAAACCACGTGTACACCACTACGCGGGTGCCGATGCAAAGGGCGGATTGGCAGAGTATCTGAGAAACGCTGATACCGCCGAGCTTCCATTGATCGAAGCCTATGAGCCCAACTTGAGCGTGATACTCGGCCGGGGTGATGCGAAGCAGCCAACAGAAGATTTGGTGAACTCTGCAGCGTTTACTGACCTACTGGCACAGGCGCGTCAGGACAATGACGTGGTCATCATAGACAGCCCGCCGCTGATGCAGGCAGCAGATGCCCGATATCTGGCTCGCCACGCTGATGCGATTGTATTTGCAGTCAAACATGCGGACACTGCTCAATCCATAGTGCGAAACACCGCGGAAACGCTGACCGAGGCAATGCCGTTAGAAGCAAGCCTCTTCCCGGTTCTAAACCAGTATGGCGCGCGACAACCAAACTACGGATACGATTCAAATCAGGCCGTTGGGCAGATGGTCCCTTCGGCAGATGAACGTCCATTAAAGCCAACAAAGGTCTAG